A stretch of the Psychroserpens sp. Hel_I_66 genome encodes the following:
- a CDS encoding alpha-amylase family glycosyl hydrolase: MKKAVLHIILFCVMISCNQEKEIDSKVIEKDENTSVYEPQDYVKLTHPEWSKNATIYQINTRQFSEEGTFKAAQKQLPRLKELGVDIIWLMPIHEIGEKNRKRTLGSPYAVKDYYSVNPEFGSLEDLKDFVNAAHEQNMYVIIDWVANHTAWDNVLVEKHPDWYQKDYKGDYMPTPWWDWSDIIDLDLSKPEVREYMTEAMTYWVKEAQIDGYRCNAAGFVPIEFWENAREELDKIKPVFMLAEWESRDLHANAFDMTYAWSWNEAMHQICMGEADVNKLYVYYSWNEKFFPENTMRMTFTSNHDMNAWEGTMFEQFGDGLEAAIALSVVGEGMPLIYNGQEAGNSKRLEFFEKDAIKWQEHAIGDLYKKLFALMKNNTALWHANWGARMIKIPNNFESEVLSFVRQNENDKVFAVFNFSNEKKSVEFKESLFFGDYKDFETNESVTLDNTSKMDLEPWDYKILVKTKDLK; encoded by the coding sequence ATGAAAAAAGCAGTACTGCATATCATTTTATTCTGTGTCATGATTTCTTGTAATCAAGAAAAAGAGATAGATAGTAAGGTGATAGAAAAAGATGAAAATACTAGTGTTTATGAGCCACAGGATTATGTAAAATTGACACATCCAGAATGGAGTAAAAACGCGACTATTTATCAAATAAATACAAGGCAGTTTTCCGAAGAAGGTACTTTTAAAGCTGCTCAAAAACAATTACCAAGACTTAAAGAGTTAGGCGTTGATATTATTTGGTTAATGCCCATACATGAGATTGGTGAAAAGAACAGAAAAAGAACTTTAGGTAGTCCTTATGCTGTCAAAGATTATTACAGTGTAAATCCTGAATTTGGATCACTAGAAGACCTAAAAGATTTTGTAAATGCAGCGCATGAGCAAAACATGTATGTCATTATTGATTGGGTAGCCAATCATACAGCTTGGGATAATGTGTTGGTTGAAAAGCATCCAGATTGGTATCAAAAAGATTATAAAGGTGATTATATGCCAACACCATGGTGGGATTGGAGTGATATAATTGATTTGGATCTCAGTAAACCAGAAGTTAGGGAATACATGACTGAAGCAATGACATATTGGGTAAAAGAAGCTCAAATTGATGGTTATAGATGTAATGCTGCTGGATTTGTTCCTATTGAATTTTGGGAAAACGCAAGAGAAGAATTAGATAAAATTAAACCTGTGTTTATGTTGGCAGAATGGGAGTCAAGAGACTTGCATGCGAATGCATTTGATATGACTTACGCCTGGAGTTGGAATGAAGCGATGCACCAAATTTGTATGGGTGAAGCAGATGTGAATAAACTCTATGTCTATTATTCATGGAACGAAAAATTCTTTCCTGAAAATACCATGAGAATGACCTTTACGAGCAATCACGATATGAATGCTTGGGAAGGAACCATGTTTGAGCAATTTGGCGATGGTTTAGAAGCAGCAATTGCATTATCTGTTGTTGGAGAAGGCATGCCATTAATATATAATGGTCAAGAAGCTGGAAATTCAAAACGCTTAGAGTTCTTTGAAAAAGACGCAATTAAATGGCAAGAACATGCTATTGGCGATTTATACAAAAAGCTTTTTGCCCTAATGAAAAATAACACTGCATTATGGCATGCCAATTGGGGAGCAAGAATGATTAAAATTCCTAATAATTTTGAAAGCGAAGTATTAAGTTTTGTGCGCCAAAATGAAAATGATAAAGTGTTTGCGGTATTTAATTTTTCGAATGAAAAGAAATCCGTAGAATTCAAAGAGTCTTTGTTTTTTGGTGATTACAAAGATTTTGAAACTAATGAGTCTGTGACGTTAGATAACACCTCTAAAATGGATTTAGAACCATGGGATTATAAAATTTTAGTAAAGACAAAAGACCTTAAATAA